One Corynebacterium yudongzhengii DNA window includes the following coding sequences:
- a CDS encoding YlxR family protein yields the protein MATRKRLRDSELLRVVYDAEANAVIADPRRRKPGRGAWITPSLEALDLAEKRHAFARAFRVKGNVNTGHVRNHLADIADGPEIVRTT from the coding sequence GTGGCTACCCGCAAGCGCCTGCGTGACAGTGAGCTTTTGCGTGTTGTGTACGACGCTGAGGCGAACGCGGTGATCGCGGACCCGCGGCGTCGGAAACCCGGCCGCGGGGCGTGGATCACGCCGAGCCTCGAGGCCTTAGACCTGGCTGAGAAGCGGCACGCGTTCGCGCGTGCCTTCCGTGTGAAAGGCAACGTGAACACTGGTCATGTACGCAACCACCTCGCAGATATTGCAGACGGACCCGAGATTGTAAGGACGACCTAG
- the rbfA gene encoding 30S ribosome-binding factor RbfA yields the protein MADHARAGRMAKRIQTIVASTLERLHHKDRRLETITVTDTRVTGDLHDATVYYTVRGINIDDEPDTDAAAEALHRHRGFLRKTVGDNLGVRFTPTLSFELDTIPETSAHMEDLLARARQRDEELARQRENAQPAGDANPYRVPGSEEHE from the coding sequence ATGGCGGATCACGCCCGCGCGGGCCGCATGGCCAAGCGCATCCAGACCATCGTCGCATCCACGCTCGAGCGCCTCCACCACAAGGACCGGCGCCTGGAGACGATCACCGTCACCGACACCCGCGTTACCGGTGACTTGCACGACGCGACCGTGTACTATACCGTGCGCGGAATCAACATCGACGACGAGCCGGATACCGACGCCGCCGCCGAGGCCCTCCACCGCCACCGGGGCTTCCTGCGCAAGACCGTCGGCGACAACCTCGGGGTGCGCTTCACCCCGACGCTCTCCTTCGAGCTCGACACCATCCCGGAGACCTCCGCCCACATGGAGGACCTGCTCGCCCGCGCCCGCCAGCGCGACGAGGAGCTCGCCCGCCAGCGCGAGAACGCCCAGCCGGCCGGCGATGCCAACCCTTACCGGGTACCGGGAAGCGAGGAGCACGAGTAG
- the nusA gene encoding transcription termination factor NusA: MNIDINALRDIERSQGIPVADMLQTIAGALLRAYRDYRGQGPEARVDIDSETGDVTVVVTEKNDEGEVLSEFDDTPTNFGRLGATAVREAMLRRLREAETGRTYDEYSGYEGKVVSGVVQRDMYANERGIVVVELGTEHDAQDGLLLPAEQIPGEKLEHGDRVLAYIVGVTKTDVKVQVNLSRTHPELVRGLFELEVPEIGEGSVEITGISREAGHRSKVAVVGRAKGINAKGACIGPRGQRVSNVMKALGGEKIDIIDYSEDPAVFVGNALAPARAVRVEITDEEAQHARVTVPDYQLSLAIGKEGQNARLAARLTGWKIDIHSDAE; encoded by the coding sequence GTGAATATTGACATCAACGCGCTCCGCGACATCGAACGCAGCCAGGGCATCCCCGTGGCCGACATGCTGCAGACGATCGCCGGGGCGCTTCTGCGTGCCTACCGTGACTACCGCGGCCAGGGCCCCGAGGCGCGCGTCGACATCGACTCCGAGACCGGCGATGTCACCGTCGTGGTCACCGAGAAGAACGACGAGGGCGAGGTGCTCAGCGAGTTCGACGACACCCCGACGAACTTCGGCCGCCTTGGCGCCACCGCCGTGCGCGAGGCCATGCTGCGGCGCCTGCGCGAAGCCGAGACCGGGCGCACCTATGACGAGTACTCCGGTTACGAGGGCAAGGTCGTCAGCGGCGTCGTCCAGCGCGACATGTACGCCAACGAGCGCGGGATCGTCGTCGTCGAGCTCGGCACCGAGCACGACGCCCAGGACGGCCTGCTGCTGCCCGCCGAGCAAATCCCCGGCGAGAAGCTGGAACACGGCGACCGCGTGCTCGCCTACATCGTCGGCGTGACCAAAACGGACGTCAAGGTCCAGGTCAACCTCTCGCGCACCCACCCCGAGCTCGTGCGCGGCCTGTTTGAGCTCGAGGTCCCGGAGATCGGGGAGGGCTCCGTCGAGATCACCGGCATCTCCCGGGAGGCCGGGCACCGCTCGAAGGTGGCCGTCGTCGGCCGGGCCAAGGGAATCAATGCCAAGGGCGCCTGCATCGGCCCGCGCGGCCAGCGCGTCAGCAACGTCATGAAGGCGCTGGGCGGGGAGAAGATCGACATCATCGACTACAGCGAGGACCCGGCGGTGTTCGTCGGCAACGCGCTCGCGCCGGCGCGGGCCGTTCGCGTCGAGATCACCGACGAAGAAGCCCAGCATGCCCGGGTGACGGTGCCGGACTATCAGCTGTCTCTGGCCATCGGCAAGGAAGGGCAGAACGCGCGCCTGGCGGCCCGGCTGACGGGCTGGAAGATCGACATCCACTCGGATGCCGAGTAG
- a CDS encoding HigA family addiction module antitoxin, translating to MSNSPMNTGDGVTTPIHPGEVLEKDFLRPFHLTSADLASATGVSLEKVEALLNGTVGITADTALRFARYFGTTAEFWMSLQFRFDLIREQQMIDSDLQSITPLRPA from the coding sequence ATGTCGAACTCGCCGATGAACACTGGTGATGGCGTCACCACTCCTATCCATCCTGGTGAGGTTTTGGAGAAGGATTTCCTTCGACCTTTTCACCTCACTTCCGCCGACCTCGCCTCAGCAACCGGCGTTTCATTGGAAAAGGTCGAGGCACTTCTTAATGGCACTGTAGGGATAACAGCAGATACCGCTTTGCGTTTTGCGCGATACTTCGGCACCACAGCGGAATTCTGGATGAGCCTACAGTTCCGCTTCGATCTAATCCGCGAGCAACAGATGATCGACAGCGATCTCCAGTCGATCACGCCGCTGCGACCTGCTTAA
- a CDS encoding metallophosphoesterase family protein — MASTLWAVSDLHVTFAANRERVARLAGPQDWLIVAGDVAEKIPDVVAALKGLSERFAKVIWVPGNHELFNRRSDRINGKARYRALVGELRALGIITPEDEFPVFAGVIICPLFTLYDYSFGPAALTVETARMAMDDEIAIAPYVDIRSWCAERVDYSRRRLEALNAPTILINHWPLVEEPTARLRHPDLALWCGTRATRDFPLRYRARCVIHGHLHAPAEQRVDGIPHIDVSLGYPFETHHGSRPWPVPLLER, encoded by the coding sequence ATGGCCAGCACTCTGTGGGCGGTCAGTGACTTACACGTCACCTTCGCGGCCAACCGCGAGCGGGTCGCCCGGCTTGCGGGCCCACAAGACTGGCTCATCGTCGCCGGCGACGTCGCCGAGAAGATTCCCGACGTCGTCGCCGCCCTCAAGGGCTTAAGCGAGCGCTTCGCGAAAGTCATTTGGGTCCCCGGCAACCACGAGCTGTTCAATCGACGCAGCGATCGAATCAACGGCAAGGCCCGCTACCGGGCGCTGGTCGGGGAGCTGCGCGCGCTCGGGATTATCACCCCGGAAGATGAATTTCCCGTCTTCGCCGGGGTGATAATCTGCCCGCTGTTTACGCTTTATGATTACTCCTTCGGGCCCGCGGCACTGACCGTAGAGACCGCCCGGATGGCAATGGACGATGAGATCGCCATCGCCCCCTACGTGGATATCCGCTCCTGGTGCGCCGAGCGCGTCGACTACTCCCGCCGCCGCCTCGAGGCGCTGAACGCTCCGACCATCCTTATCAACCACTGGCCCTTGGTCGAAGAACCGACCGCCCGGCTGAGGCATCCCGATCTGGCGCTGTGGTGCGGCACCCGCGCCACCCGGGATTTTCCGCTGCGCTACCGGGCCCGGTGCGTGATCCACGGCCACCTCCACGCGCCAGCGGAACAGCGCGTGGACGGCATCCCTCACATCGACGTCTCTCTGGGCTATCCCTTCGAAACCCACCACGGGTCACGCCCGTGGCCGGTGCCGTTGCTCGAGCGCTGA
- a CDS encoding DUF2891 family protein, whose protein sequence is MMQINPTTATEWAKEITVVLRTEYPASMHHVRGNRNDCSVVPHKLHPAFWGSFDWHSSVHMQFSAVKLLDIIPSGAIRQDLVQELAGRLNVDAIAVETAYLSEHSGYERPYGWAWALQLAAACKQANFEEATEWFRALVPLAHQVATHFLDWLPQMPLPVRHGVHDNTALSLFLAHEAGKKLGLKDLCERIREVGVSWYLNDQNYPYGWELSAHDFVSGLRPLAWCICSPR, encoded by the coding sequence ATGATGCAGATAAATCCCACCACCGCTACAGAGTGGGCAAAAGAAATCACCGTGGTCCTGAGGACTGAATACCCCGCGTCGATGCACCATGTTCGCGGTAACCGCAACGATTGCTCCGTGGTTCCGCACAAACTTCATCCCGCTTTTTGGGGAAGCTTCGACTGGCATTCAAGTGTCCACATGCAATTCTCCGCTGTAAAACTCCTAGACATCATCCCCTCCGGAGCTATCCGCCAAGACTTAGTCCAGGAATTGGCAGGACGTCTAAATGTCGACGCAATTGCGGTAGAGACCGCTTATTTGAGCGAGCACTCGGGGTACGAACGGCCCTACGGGTGGGCTTGGGCCCTTCAATTAGCCGCGGCATGCAAGCAGGCAAACTTTGAAGAAGCCACGGAGTGGTTCCGCGCGCTTGTGCCGTTAGCTCACCAGGTGGCTACGCACTTTCTAGATTGGCTGCCGCAGATGCCTCTGCCAGTACGCCACGGGGTCCATGACAACACGGCCTTAAGCCTGTTTTTGGCGCACGAAGCTGGGAAGAAACTGGGATTGAAGGATCTCTGTGAGAGGATCCGGGAAGTCGGCGTTAGCTGGTATTTGAATGACCAAAACTACCCTTACGGGTGGGAACTCAGTGCCCACGATTTCGTCTCCGGGTTGCGTCCGTTAGCGTGGTGTATCTGTAGCCCGCGGTAA
- the rimP gene encoding ribosome maturation factor RimP, with the protein MAFPTSAELTELIAPVTEARGLDVEFIKASPAGKKSTVQIRLDADTSPTLDELEEISNDIGELFDAAEASGRANFGAGYTLEVSTPGTDLPLKLPRHWRRNRHRLVNVNGRVGRAGALNDAEDEVIVVYRSKKQLSIESLPLLGQHKAVVEIEFNEPPEEELEITGLSYDEALKRREDNK; encoded by the coding sequence ATGGCTTTTCCCACCTCCGCAGAACTCACCGAGCTCATAGCCCCCGTCACCGAGGCGCGCGGACTCGACGTCGAATTCATCAAGGCCTCGCCGGCCGGCAAGAAATCGACGGTGCAGATCCGCCTCGACGCCGACACATCGCCGACGCTGGACGAGCTGGAGGAGATCTCCAACGATATCGGGGAGCTTTTCGACGCCGCCGAGGCCTCCGGTCGCGCCAACTTCGGTGCGGGTTACACGCTCGAGGTCTCCACGCCGGGCACCGATCTGCCGTTGAAGCTGCCGCGGCACTGGCGGCGCAACCGCCACCGGCTGGTCAACGTCAACGGGCGGGTCGGCCGCGCCGGCGCGCTCAATGACGCGGAGGACGAGGTGATCGTCGTCTACCGCTCGAAGAAGCAGCTGTCCATCGAATCCCTGCCGCTTTTGGGTCAGCACAAGGCAGTGGTAGAAATTGAGTTCAACGAACCACCCGAAGAGGAGCTCGAGATCACCGGGCTCAGCTACGACGAAGCCTTAAAACGGCGAGAGGACAACAAGTGA
- a CDS encoding type IIL restriction-modification enzyme MmeI, whose protein sequence is MSLAAGAGWLLPTTRKPSLPSCRRSATNKPQLTRAKFAEAMLAELYEPVNDWLYPELTAAHQALGAAVGKTYGVGFSHLPGAEREVAIVNHLLELYAQATKQT, encoded by the coding sequence ATGAGCTTGGCGGCCGGGGCCGGATGGCTGCTACCAACTACCCGGAAACCGTCACTGCCGTCTTGCCGGAGAAGTGCTACCAACAAACCGCAGCTGACGCGGGCAAAGTTCGCGGAGGCTATGCTGGCAGAGCTCTACGAACCGGTCAATGATTGGCTCTACCCTGAGCTCACCGCCGCCCACCAGGCATTGGGCGCGGCTGTAGGGAAGACCTATGGCGTAGGCTTCTCACACCTTCCCGGTGCTGAGCGTGAGGTGGCCATCGTCAATCACCTCTTGGAGCTCTACGCGCAGGCTACGAAGCAGACGTAG
- a CDS encoding IS256 family transposase — protein sequence MAADPHHIDPTAYLEELLTQASPDLMRQMLSDFINQILSAQADSVCGADYATVSPQRTNTRNGYRHRQLDTRVGSIDVAIPKLRTGSFFPDWLVERRSRTERALTTVIATCYLKGVSTRRMNDLVATLGITNLSKSQVSDMAKELDIMVEEFRTRPLDQGPYYYLSCDAVTMKVREGGRVVTTSVLIATGVNNDGYRELLGMQVATSESVESWTGFFQDLKARGLGEVYLVTSDAHLGIQAAVGQVLPTAGWQRCRTHFAKNLSSKVSKRGWTTLSGMFHSIFQQADARSTWDQAREVVEFCHQRFPEVAGYVEESLDEILAFTNTPKAVWTKVWSNNPTERLNREIRRRTDVVGIFPNRAAVVRLVGAVLAEQHDDWIQQKRYMSLASLEQTRKLIVANTVDASNTVTTEGAA from the coding sequence ATGGCCGCTGACCCTCATCATATCGATCCGACCGCGTATCTCGAAGAGCTACTGACTCAAGCGTCCCCAGATTTGATGCGCCAAATGCTCTCGGACTTCATCAACCAAATCCTCTCGGCTCAGGCCGACAGCGTCTGCGGTGCTGACTACGCCACTGTTTCTCCGCAGCGCACCAACACCCGCAATGGCTACCGTCACCGCCAACTCGACACCCGTGTCGGCTCCATTGACGTCGCTATCCCAAAACTACGCACCGGGAGCTTCTTTCCTGATTGGCTTGTGGAACGACGCAGCAGAACCGAACGGGCCCTGACCACAGTGATCGCCACCTGCTACTTAAAGGGTGTCTCCACCCGCAGGATGAACGACCTGGTCGCAACACTGGGGATCACCAACCTGTCGAAGTCCCAGGTCTCTGACATGGCCAAAGAACTCGACATCATGGTCGAGGAGTTTCGAACCCGCCCGCTTGATCAGGGCCCGTACTACTACCTGTCCTGTGATGCGGTGACCATGAAAGTTCGTGAAGGCGGACGGGTAGTCACGACCAGCGTGCTTATTGCCACCGGTGTCAATAACGACGGCTACCGGGAGCTTTTGGGCATGCAAGTAGCAACATCAGAGTCCGTGGAATCTTGGACCGGGTTCTTCCAGGACTTAAAAGCCCGCGGACTTGGTGAAGTCTACCTCGTCACTAGTGATGCCCACCTGGGTATCCAGGCCGCTGTCGGCCAAGTTCTTCCTACTGCCGGTTGGCAGCGGTGCCGAACGCATTTTGCCAAGAACCTTTCCTCGAAAGTTTCCAAGCGCGGGTGGACGACGTTGTCGGGGATGTTTCATTCCATTTTTCAGCAAGCCGACGCCAGGTCCACGTGGGACCAAGCCCGGGAAGTAGTAGAGTTCTGTCACCAGCGTTTCCCAGAAGTAGCCGGATACGTGGAAGAGTCGTTGGATGAGATCTTAGCGTTCACGAACACGCCGAAAGCTGTGTGGACGAAGGTGTGGTCGAATAACCCGACGGAACGACTCAACCGGGAAATCCGCCGGCGTACTGACGTTGTCGGCATCTTCCCCAATCGGGCCGCGGTAGTACGACTCGTCGGGGCAGTGCTCGCCGAGCAGCATGATGATTGGATTCAACAAAAGCGCTACATGTCACTGGCAAGCCTGGAACAAACCCGAAAGCTTATCGTCGCCAACACCGTCGACGCGAGCAACACCGTCACGACCGAGGGAGCGGCCTAA
- the infB gene encoding translation initiation factor IF-2: MPGKLRVHELAKELGVTSKELLATLKEQGEFVKTASSTIESPVIRKMRAHYAADEKPAEDPRAGAAKGGAKPTPKPGAKPKPGAPKPGPKPGAPKPGKPAPKPGAEKPKPGKPAPKPGAKPGPKPGAEAGENKSAPRPMPRPMPKPGGKKRVANNPFSSGGSSERPAPRPGGRPKPGGKPGQNKGGKQDKRQESGERNSGGRRPSPNMMPSSPSPGQMPAKQAGSRGGRSGGGRGRGPGRGGGFGRGGRRGGTAGAFGRPGGAPRKGRKSKRQKRHEYEEMQQHEVGGVRLPDGKGKTIRLRRGASLADFAEKIGADPASLVQALFNLGEMVTATASVPEETLQLLGAEINYTVEVVSPEDEDRELLESFDLQFGADEGDEEDLAQRPPVVTVMGHVDHGKTRLLDSIRKTNVGKGEAGGITQGIGAYQVPLKIEGVDRKITFLDTPGHEAFTAMRARGAKSTDLAILVVAADDGVMPQTVEAINHAKAADIPIVVAVNKVDKPEAQPDKIRGQLTEYDLVPEEYGGDTMFVDVSAKQGDGIDALLESVVLTADAALELQANPDMDAQGVAIESHLDRGRGPVATVIVQRGTLHVGDPIVVGSAHGRVRRMIDEWGEDVEEAGPSKPVQVQGLSGVPGAGDNLLVVEDDRVARQIANQRDARKRSAEQARRKKRVSLEDLDSVLKETSTLNLILKGDNAGSVEALEESLLKIEVDDEVELNIIDRGVGAVTQTNVSLAAASDAVIIAFNVRSEGKATEEANAEGVDIRYYTVIYKALEEVESALKGMLKPIYKEHDLGAAEIRAIFKASAVGNIAGCMVTEGKMKRNAKVRVVRDGSVLASDVSVNSLRHEKDDVNEISAGYECGMVLSYQDFQVGDQIQAYEMVEVPRD; this comes from the coding sequence GTGCCCGGAAAGCTACGCGTTCACGAGCTCGCCAAGGAGCTCGGCGTAACCAGTAAGGAACTACTCGCCACGCTCAAGGAGCAGGGTGAGTTCGTTAAGACTGCCTCGTCGACGATCGAATCCCCCGTGATTCGCAAGATGCGCGCGCACTACGCCGCCGACGAGAAACCCGCCGAGGATCCCCGGGCGGGGGCAGCCAAGGGTGGCGCCAAGCCCACCCCGAAGCCCGGTGCCAAGCCGAAGCCGGGCGCGCCCAAGCCCGGCCCCAAGCCGGGAGCCCCGAAGCCGGGTAAGCCGGCACCCAAGCCGGGTGCGGAGAAGCCGAAGCCGGGTAAGCCGGCGCCCAAGCCCGGTGCGAAGCCGGGCCCGAAGCCTGGTGCCGAGGCCGGCGAAAACAAGAGCGCCCCGCGGCCGATGCCGCGCCCGATGCCGAAGCCGGGCGGCAAGAAGCGTGTCGCCAACAACCCGTTCTCTTCGGGTGGCTCCAGCGAGCGTCCGGCGCCGCGTCCGGGTGGACGCCCGAAGCCGGGCGGCAAGCCGGGCCAGAATAAGGGCGGCAAGCAGGACAAGCGCCAGGAGTCTGGCGAGCGCAACAGCGGCGGACGTCGTCCGTCGCCGAACATGATGCCTTCGTCTCCGTCGCCGGGACAGATGCCGGCCAAGCAGGCCGGCTCCCGCGGGGGCCGCTCCGGCGGCGGCCGCGGGCGTGGTCCGGGCCGCGGTGGCGGTTTCGGCCGCGGCGGTCGGCGCGGCGGTACCGCGGGTGCTTTCGGGCGCCCGGGTGGCGCTCCGCGCAAGGGCCGCAAGTCGAAGCGGCAGAAGCGCCACGAGTACGAGGAGATGCAGCAGCACGAGGTCGGCGGTGTGCGCCTGCCGGACGGCAAGGGCAAGACCATCCGCCTGCGCCGCGGTGCCTCGCTGGCTGACTTCGCCGAGAAGATCGGCGCCGACCCGGCCTCCCTCGTCCAGGCGCTATTCAACCTGGGCGAGATGGTCACCGCGACCGCCTCGGTGCCGGAGGAGACCCTCCAGCTGCTCGGCGCCGAGATCAACTACACCGTCGAGGTCGTCTCCCCGGAGGACGAGGATCGCGAGCTGCTCGAGTCCTTCGACCTGCAGTTCGGTGCGGACGAGGGCGACGAGGAAGATCTCGCCCAGCGCCCGCCGGTGGTCACCGTCATGGGTCACGTCGACCACGGTAAGACCCGCCTTTTGGACTCGATCCGCAAGACGAACGTCGGTAAGGGCGAGGCCGGCGGCATCACCCAGGGCATCGGCGCCTACCAGGTGCCGCTGAAGATCGAGGGCGTCGATCGCAAGATCACGTTCCTGGATACCCCGGGCCACGAGGCGTTCACCGCGATGCGTGCCCGCGGTGCCAAGTCCACCGACCTGGCGATCCTGGTCGTCGCGGCCGACGACGGCGTCATGCCGCAGACCGTCGAGGCGATCAACCACGCTAAGGCGGCGGACATCCCGATCGTCGTCGCGGTGAACAAGGTGGATAAGCCGGAGGCCCAGCCGGACAAGATCCGTGGCCAGCTCACCGAGTACGACCTCGTGCCGGAGGAGTACGGCGGCGACACCATGTTCGTCGACGTCTCCGCCAAGCAGGGCGACGGCATCGACGCGCTGCTCGAATCCGTTGTCCTCACCGCGGACGCGGCCCTTGAGCTGCAGGCCAACCCGGACATGGACGCCCAGGGCGTGGCGATTGAGTCGCACCTCGACCGCGGCCGCGGCCCCGTGGCCACCGTCATCGTCCAGCGCGGCACCCTGCACGTGGGCGATCCCATCGTCGTCGGCTCCGCCCACGGCCGTGTGCGCCGCATGATCGACGAGTGGGGCGAGGACGTCGAGGAGGCCGGCCCGTCCAAGCCGGTCCAGGTCCAGGGCCTGTCCGGCGTGCCCGGTGCGGGTGACAACCTGCTGGTGGTTGAGGACGACCGCGTCGCCCGGCAGATCGCCAACCAGCGTGATGCCCGCAAGCGCTCCGCGGAGCAGGCGCGTCGCAAGAAGCGCGTCTCCCTCGAGGACCTGGATTCGGTGCTCAAGGAGACCTCGACGCTCAACCTCATCCTCAAGGGCGACAACGCCGGCTCCGTCGAGGCGCTGGAAGAGTCGCTGCTCAAGATCGAGGTGGACGACGAAGTCGAGCTGAACATCATCGACCGCGGCGTCGGTGCGGTTACGCAGACCAACGTCTCGCTGGCCGCCGCCTCGGACGCGGTGATCATCGCCTTCAATGTCCGCTCCGAGGGCAAGGCCACCGAGGAGGCCAACGCCGAGGGCGTGGATATCCGTTACTACACGGTCATCTACAAGGCCCTGGAAGAGGTCGAGTCCGCGCTCAAGGGCATGCTCAAGCCGATCTACAAGGAACACGATCTGGGTGCCGCCGAGATCCGCGCGATCTTCAAGGCCTCGGCCGTCGGCAACATCGCCGGCTGCATGGTCACCGAGGGCAAGATGAAGCGCAACGCCAAGGTGCGCGTCGTCCGCGACGGTAGCGTTTTGGCCAGCGATGTCTCGGTCAACTCGCTGCGTCACGAGAAGGACGACGTCAACGAGATCTCCGCCGGCTACGAGTGCGGTATGGTCCTGAGCTACCAGGACTTCCAGGTCGGCGACCAGATCCAGGCCTACGAGATGGTCGAGGTCCCGCGCGACTAG
- a CDS encoding MMPL family transporter gives MSADSRVPKIAILRWIALLLIALGAGAMFAGSATAPVNETAALPDDADATRVSEILAEQPGNDGGTALIFIEGENLDYASLEPIAEEVGGPLIPNEDGTAALVPAEIEANGLTDNADAVNELRAEVSDAVGEGVTAQVTGPAAIEADLSNVFDGASFLLLSVTAVIVTVLLVVTYRSPILWIIPLLVIAVADRTAQVVVTWVLASVGMTWDESILGILSVLVFGAGTNYALLLISRYRDELTKHRSRFDAMAAAWPPVARTVTLSALTIAVGVLCLLVSATPTTRSLGVASASGVGIALLFALFCLPGMLLLFGRWIFWPKRPEYGDTVEHQLWDRIGSFVSKRSGRVATFSFAGLLVACIGVTQISTGLSQEEQFIDTPESITAAAELGEKFPDQSATPAFVATQDVDAATEALEGIEGVSVQPAEPAAGWDILQVSGGETAELRDALAGTESLVGGQDAELDDTEASAKRDRMLIFPLVLVLIFISLVLVLRALVGPAIMVASVLLTNVAALGLGWWISTGVFGFDTFDSTTPLYSFVFLVALGIDYSIFLITRARDDADEVGTRRGILTALSSTGGVITSAGILLAAVFAALGVLPLVVLAQVGIVICIGVLLDTLIVRTLLIPAVVQKLNGSFWWPGRRPELDDAPESSEGGKHEKVGV, from the coding sequence ATGTCAGCTGATTCGCGTGTCCCGAAGATCGCCATCCTGCGCTGGATCGCTCTGCTTTTGATTGCTCTCGGAGCGGGTGCGATGTTCGCCGGCTCGGCGACGGCCCCAGTCAACGAGACCGCGGCGCTTCCCGACGACGCGGATGCCACCCGCGTCTCCGAGATCCTCGCCGAGCAACCGGGCAATGACGGCGGCACCGCCCTCATCTTCATCGAGGGCGAAAACCTCGACTACGCGAGCTTGGAGCCGATCGCCGAGGAGGTCGGCGGCCCGCTGATCCCGAACGAGGATGGTACGGCGGCACTCGTGCCCGCCGAGATCGAGGCCAACGGCCTGACCGATAACGCCGACGCGGTCAACGAGCTGCGTGCCGAAGTCAGCGACGCCGTCGGCGAAGGCGTCACCGCGCAGGTCACCGGCCCGGCGGCGATCGAGGCGGATCTGTCGAACGTGTTCGACGGCGCGTCGTTCTTGCTGCTCAGCGTCACGGCGGTCATCGTGACAGTGCTGCTGGTAGTTACCTACCGCTCCCCCATCTTGTGGATCATCCCGCTGCTGGTCATCGCGGTGGCGGACCGCACCGCGCAGGTCGTGGTCACCTGGGTGCTGGCGTCTGTGGGCATGACGTGGGACGAGTCGATCCTGGGTATTTTGTCCGTGCTGGTCTTCGGCGCCGGCACGAACTACGCGTTGCTGCTGATCTCGCGCTACCGCGACGAGCTGACCAAGCATCGCTCGCGTTTCGACGCCATGGCCGCCGCTTGGCCACCCGTCGCACGCACGGTGACGCTGTCTGCGCTCACTATCGCCGTGGGTGTGTTGTGCCTGCTGGTCTCTGCGACCCCGACGACGCGTTCGCTCGGTGTGGCCTCGGCCTCGGGTGTCGGCATCGCACTGCTCTTCGCGCTGTTCTGCCTGCCGGGCATGCTCTTGCTCTTCGGTCGCTGGATCTTCTGGCCGAAGCGCCCCGAATACGGCGATACGGTCGAGCACCAGCTCTGGGATCGCATCGGCTCCTTCGTGTCGAAGCGCTCGGGCCGGGTGGCGACGTTCTCTTTCGCCGGCCTGCTCGTCGCCTGCATTGGCGTCACCCAGATCTCGACGGGGCTGAGCCAGGAAGAACAGTTCATCGACACCCCGGAGTCGATCACGGCGGCCGCGGAGCTCGGCGAGAAGTTCCCGGACCAATCGGCGACCCCGGCGTTCGTCGCGACCCAGGACGTGGACGCGGCCACCGAGGCCCTCGAGGGTATCGAGGGCGTGTCGGTGCAGCCGGCGGAACCTGCCGCGGGGTGGGACATCCTGCAGGTCTCCGGCGGGGAGACGGCGGAGCTTCGCGACGCCCTCGCCGGCACCGAATCGCTGGTCGGCGGCCAGGACGCTGAGCTCGACGACACCGAAGCCTCTGCCAAGCGCGACCGCATGCTCATCTTCCCGCTCGTTTTGGTGCTGATCTTCATCTCGCTGGTCCTGGTGCTGCGCGCACTGGTCGGACCGGCGATCATGGTGGCCTCGGTGCTGTTGACGAACGTCGCGGCCCTCGGCCTCGGCTGGTGGATCTCCACGGGGGTCTTCGGCTTCGACACGTTCGACTCCACTACCCCGCTGTACTCGTTCGTATTCCTGGTTGCCCTCGGTATTGACTACTCAATCTTCCTGATTACCCGAGCGCGTGACGACGCCGACGAGGTGGGCACGCGCCGCGGAATTCTCACCGCACTGTCGTCGACGGGTGGCGTGATCACCTCGGCCGGTATCTTGCTGGCGGCGGTCTTCGCCGCGCTCGGCGTGCTGCCGCTGGTGGTGCTGGCGCAGGTGGGCATCGTGATCTGCATCGGCGTGCTGCTGGATACCCTGATCGTGCGTACCCTGCTCATCCCCGCGGTCGTGCAGAAGCTCAACGGCTCGTTCTGGTGGCCGGGGCGCCGCCCGGAGCTCGACGACGCGCCGGAGTCCAGTGAGGGCGGCAAACATGAGAAGGTAGGCGTTTAG